CTCCAGGGAATCGCCAGCGAGGTTGATCATGGCGTCGAGTGAAGTTGATGATAAAAATTCTTGGACTAGCGCTTGAGCTTCATCGCGTAAGCAATGGTCAGGTTGTTGGCAGGTGTCTTGGCAATCATTCGCGCAGTCCAAACTGTTCTTGGCTTGCGTTGATGGTGTGGAAGCATCGGCGCTTGATGGGGTTGTCTGTTCAACTGTTGCCGCTGATGTCTGCTGTTCCGGTCTTGGCTGTGGCAATAATTCAGGATTCAGAACTCCATCAAAAACAGCTACGGCAGGTCCTGTCATAAACACGGAGCCTTCGGGATCGGGCCAGCTGATCTCGAGTGGACCGCCCGGGAGTTTTACCGTGGCCTCTGATCCCGATAACCCGAGCAACGTTGCGGCAACGAGTGTGGCGCAGGCCCCCGTTCCGCAAGCAAGGGTTGGACCTGCTCCGCGTTCCCACACGCGGATTTCAAGGGTCTGTTCGTCGATCACTTCCAGGAAGTGAACATTGGTTTTGGCGGGAAATAAAGGAGCGACCTCCAGTGCCGATCCCCATGCATCAAAGGGAATGGACTTGAGGTCTTGCACGGGCACCACCACATGAGGATTGCCCATGCCCACAGCCGCGAGCTGAAGGGTGCAGCCCTGGAGATCAATGTCCCCTTGTGGAAGTCCAGACCGTCCTTTCGGAAGCGTGGTTGGAATTTGATCCGAATTCAGAAATGGCTGACCCATATCAACTCGGATCTGTCCGTCTTCACATAGTTCAGGGACGATGACGCCCGCCATGGTTTCGGTTCTCCAGGTTCGTCCTGGCTGATCTCCATCGCTATCAGCCAGAAAACGGGCTAGGCAGCGAATGCCATTGCCGCACATCTCTGCTTCGCTTCCATCCGCATTGAAAATGCGCATCCTCAGTTCTTCGCCCTGCTGTGGGGGCAGGGCCAAAATCAATCCATCGCCTCCGATCCCAAAGCGTCGATCACAGATCTGGCGCACCCAATTTGGATCTGGTTCGGTGATGTTGAGAGGAAGTTGTCCAGCACGACCTTCCAACAACACGAAGTCATTGCCTAAGCCCTGGTACTTGCTGAATTGGATCATCTCCTCAAACTCCAGTATGGAACTGGGTTCCTTGAATGTTTCCATGACCAGTATTGACACCCATTACGATACGTTACATGTGCTATTTGATCATCCTATTCGACACTCGTGCTGAAGACGCTTAGCCCTTTGAAGATTGCCTATCGAGCCTCTCTGCTTCTGTCGTTTCTAGCAATATCAAAGATAACGAGATTTGTCTCATAGCTTTACTGGCTCCTCTCAAAGTATTTAATTTGCTTAAGTCCTATTGAAATTAGTCACTACTGCAAACCGTATGTCTTTTGGAATCGTAGATCTGAATTGCCCCGATCTTTTATTTGCTCGGCCTCACTCAAAGCCTTCTCAGTAATTAAAAGTCTAAGCATCATATTTAGTGATGGGTAAAGATCTCCTGTTCCGCTCTTGCTGGCCTGGCGCGACAGACCGAACGTTCGATGAATGCCCTGTCATGTCAATGCTTTTCAGCGATCAGCCAGCGTTGATCCAGCCAGCAGCCCTAGGGGAGCCCTTGCCCATGCTGTGTGTTCATGCTCGGTTGCTTTTCCTGATCGTGGAGGGAACGGACCTCCTTTGACCTGTCATGAGTGACGCTATCAGGTAGATAGTGCGGCTCATATGTATTAAGTATACGATTCAGTGATTATATTGAAATGCATGGCTTCTTCTTGATTAGCCCTTTAAGCCCAATGTAATCTCATGATCATTAAAAACAGCAGGCTAAGGGGCGTTCGGAGGATTTCAGTAATGTCTACAAGCGACTTTGTCGTGGACTGCGTGCAGGCCTCGCTCGCTCGCGATCTCATCCAATTTTGAGATAACCCTCCACAGAATTACGCATCATCTGAGCTGTATTCGGCATCGATAGGGGTGCGAGGTCACGTCTGTCCTTTCTGCTGGCTCCTCGTAGCTTCTCTTCCTAAGTCTCCTTTCCTATTGAGCATTGCTATCTCAAGGCTTGGTTCTCAGCGTTTCCGATCTAGAGGATCTCCATAGGTCCATGTTTAATCGGTTCTTATAATGATCTGTCTGCAGTCATTCAATGGAGTTCCACGGGTCTTTGCTTCAGCTAAAAGCTGCTGTTGAAAAACTTGGTGTGCCTTGTCATTGGGAGCACCGACACGATTTTGAATCTGCTTTTTTTGACGATGAAGTCAGTAACCTTAAATTGAATTGGTGGCCTTCCACAGGCGTCATTCAAATGGTTGGCGATCCTGAAGTCAGGGAGGACATGTGGAATCGTCTTCTATTGGCTTTAGATCTTTGATCTACCCCCCTCTTCGCTGGCTCTTTAGCGCCTTCCCCTCCTCATCGTGGGGTTTGATCAGTTCATCCTCAAGATGAAACACGCATGCAACTAGTGTCGTGTAGTTTTTGAGGAAAGAGGGGTTATCACCTGCTTGGTTGTCATCTGTGGTTCATCCAGAGATTGGAGAGAGTGGTTGTCGTTGATGGGCCTTTGATTCCATTTGACCTGAATCGTTTGGTTCCTTGGAGACGTACAGACCATTCAGGCCGCTTCTGAGCCGTACAAATCTGCATCAGGAGGACTAAGACGGACTATGAATGCTGAACAGCAAGCGAAGAGCATTCAAACGGTCTGATCGAGAGCTGACTCATCTTTTTCTCAGATTTCTCAGCATTCTCTCAGTTCACTATCAGATCTCTTTAGGCAAAGATTCATTGAAGTGCGGTAACTATAAACAATCATTGGTTTACCAACAATGGAAGGCTGGCTGCAAGATTCTCAAAAGTATTGGTCTGTGAGATTTCATAGTGACCCGGACATACGTAATGACGATGCTCGCGTTCTGGTTGATCATGGACGAGAGATGCCTCCTGGACAACCTGCTCTGCTGTTGTCACGCAGATATATGAGGTACGAGGACGCTGTCAGTCTCTGGAAACATCTGATACGAGGTGGCTGGGAGGAAACAAATGCTGTTTGGTGAGGCTAGCTAGGAGATTAAGCCGGTTACGCAAAGTAGATCTGATGATAAAGC
The window above is part of the Synechococcus sp. WH 8020 genome. Proteins encoded here:
- a CDS encoding DUF1651 domain-containing protein, with the protein product MEGWLQDSQKYWSVRFHSDPDIRNDDARVLVDHGREMPPGQPALLLSRRYMRYEDAVSLWKHLIRGGWEETNAVW
- the dapF gene encoding diaminopimelate epimerase, whose protein sequence is MIQFSKYQGLGNDFVLLEGRAGQLPLNITEPDPNWVRQICDRRFGIGGDGLILALPPQQGEELRMRIFNADGSEAEMCGNGIRCLARFLADSDGDQPGRTWRTETMAGVIVPELCEDGQIRVDMGQPFLNSDQIPTTLPKGRSGLPQGDIDLQGCTLQLAAVGMGNPHVVVPVQDLKSIPFDAWGSALEVAPLFPAKTNVHFLEVIDEQTLEIRVWERGAGPTLACGTGACATLVAATLLGLSGSEATVKLPGGPLEISWPDPEGSVFMTGPAVAVFDGVLNPELLPQPRPEQQTSAATVEQTTPSSADASTPSTQAKNSLDCANDCQDTCQQPDHCLRDEAQALVQEFLSSTSLDAMINLAGDSLEERTLSRFQRDERP